The Primulina tabacum isolate GXHZ01 chromosome 7, ASM2559414v2, whole genome shotgun sequence genome includes a window with the following:
- the LOC142550891 gene encoding RING-H2 finger protein ATL80-like has product MTARSRLLSGVNSPPPPSSQDTSPSSEPLDADFVVILAALLCALICVLGLVAVARCTWIRRLSGGDSSAPASASPAPAAANKGLKKKVLKALPKHTYGEDEEQSEKLSDCAICLAEFAAGEEIRVLPQCGHGFHVACIDTWLGSHSSCPSCRQILLSSRCQKCGGVPAASFSGGGAQSEPRECRANRYLP; this is encoded by the coding sequence ATGACTGCCCGTTCACGTCTCCTCAGCGGCGTGAATTCTCCGCCGCCGCCGTCGTCTCAAGACACATCTCCGTCGTCCGAACCGCTCGACGCCGACTTCGTGGTGATACTCGCCGCTCTCCTCTGCGCGCTCATCTGCGTGTTAGGCTTGGTCGCCGTCGCTCGCTGCACCTGGATCCGGCGCCTCTCCGGCGGAGACTCCTCAGCTCCTGCATCGGCTTCTCCAGCACCTGCGGCGGCTAACAAAGGCTTGAAGAAGAAGGTTCTGAAGGCGTTGCCGAAGCACACCTACGGCGAGGACGAGGAGCAGTCGGAGAAGCTCTCCGACTGCGCCATTTGCCTCGCGGAGTTCGCGGCGGGGGAGGAGATCCGCGTGCTGCCGCAGTGTGGCCACGGATTCCACGTCGCGTGCATTGACACGTGGCTTGGATCTCATTCGTCGTGTCCGTCTTGCCGCCAGATACTGTTGTCCTCACGGTGTCAGAAGTGCGGTGGCGTGCCGGCCGCCTCATTCTCCGGCGGCGGAGCTCAATCTGAACCCAGGGAATGCCGTGCGAATAGGTATTTACCTTAA